Proteins encoded within one genomic window of Camelina sativa cultivar DH55 chromosome 19, Cs, whole genome shotgun sequence:
- the LOC104764651 gene encoding exocyst complex component EXO70B1-like, which yields MRSKSGFSFFSKITSSRKRPSFSIPSKSYDFSGIDKTIDNAAEIIEKWNTEYVSSNNFYSLFCESKREAKKFVRRVKELQNAMDLLIREDPSSDHLLRAQRLMQIAMKRLQKEFLQILSMNRAHLDPESVSTRSPTSVVSNDEGAWHDYRSVGDSIIEVEEVSKNSRTELKSIAECMISAGYAKECANTYKSIRKSIVDESIYRLGVEKISSSKAKKMPYEVVELKTKRWIEAVKVSMKTLFISEKTLCDEVFESSASLRESCFRDISKEGALLLFGFPETVAVRDKKNPHMEKIFPLLDMYCMITENLLAIEAIFSFPSISAVRTQAHSSLTRLSESILSHLAEFESEIRKDTSKTMVRGGGVHPMTISVMDHISRLSEYSSSLMDILDGSPSSSPDKSMLPKSYFNVTESEGSPSSELKVRFAWLILVLLCKIDGKAEMYKEFSMQYLFLTNNLQHVVSRARSTNLKQLLGDDWITRHFEKVKQFARSYERLAWDPLVSMCPTISTCETVGMSNEEAKMQSEKFNESFEKTCEAQSECVIPDLKLLDEMRMSIRRKLLPIYRDFYNAHRNAVMLIGKEGGWNIRYTPEDIEYRLSELFTGKGISDNRYVCMEDLCVVRTATTTGSLSCRRKTRSLSCRRF from the coding sequence ATGAGAAGCAAGAGCggttttagtttcttctctAAGATTACTTCTTCGAGGAAGAGGCCTTCTTTCTCAATACCTAGCAAGAGTTACGATTTTTCAGGGATCGACAAAACTATCGATAACGCTGCCGAGATCATTGAAAAATGGAACACGGAGTATGTTTcttctaacaatttttattctctgttttgCGAAAGCAAGCGTGAGGCTAAGAAGTTCGTGAGACGCGTCAAGGAACTACAGAACGCGATGGACTTATTGATTAGAGAAGATCCGAGTTCAGATCATCTTCTTAGAGCTCAAAGACTAATGCAAATCGCTATGAAACGGCTCCAAAAAGAGTTTCTCCAAATTCTATCAATGAATCGTGCACATTTGGATCCTGAATCCGTCTCCACTAGATCACCTACCTCTGTCGTATCCAACGATGAAGGTGCTTGGCACGACTACCGTTCCGTTGGAGATTCGATCATAGAAGTTGAGGAGGTGTCAAAGAACTCTAGGACAGAGCTCAAGTCCATTGCAGAGTGCATGATCTCCGCCGGTTACGCTAAAGAGTGTGCTAATACTTATAAATCCATTAGAAAATCGATAGTTGACGAATCCATTTACCGTCTAGGAGTTGAGAAAATAAGCTCGTCCAAGGCGAAGAAGATGCCATATGAGGTTGTTGAGTTGAAGACGAAGAGATGGATTGAGGCAGTTAAGGTCTCGATGAAGACTCTCTTCATCAGCGAAAAGACTCTATGCGATGAAGTTTTTGAATCTTCTGCTTCTCTTAGAGAGTCTTGTTTTAGAGACATCTCTAAGGAAGGAGCTCTGCTTCTGTTTGGGTTCCCTGAAACCGTTGCCGTAAGAGACAAGAAAAACCCACATATGGAGAAGATTTTTCCATTGTTAGATATGTATTGCATGATCACAGAGAACTTGCTTGCCATCGAAGCTATCTTCTCGTTTCCATCAATTTCAGCTGTTCGAACTCAAGCTCACAGCTCTCTTACCCGTCTTAGTGAGTCGATTCTTTCGCATCTGGCTGAATTTGAATCTGAGATACGTAAAGACACGTCGAAGACGATGGTTCGTGGTGGAGGTGTTCATCCAATGACTATCTCCGTCATGGATCACATCTCTCGACTTTCGGAATACAGTAGCTCTCTCATGGATATCCTCGACGGATCACCTTCATCCTCTCCTGATAAATCAATGCTTCCAAAATCTTACTTCAACGTCACGGAATCCGAAGGCTCTCCATCGTCAGAACTAAAAGTAAGATTCGCGTGGCTCATTCTCGTCCTCCTTTGCAAAATCGACGGCAAAGCTGAGATGTATAAGGAATTCTCCATGCAATATCTATTCTTAACCAACAATCTCCAACACGTAGTCTCACGTGCTCGCTCCACGAACCTGAAGCAGCTCCTCGGGGACGACTGGATCACGAGACATTTTGAGAAAGTTAAACAGTTCGCTAGAAGCTACGAGCGGCTAGCGTGGGATCCACTAGTGTCGATGTGTCCGACGATTAGTACTTGCGAGACAGTTGGGATGTCGAACGAGGAAGCGAAGATGCAATCCGAAAAGTTCAACGAGAGTTTTGAGAAGACATGCGAGGCACAAAGCGAATGCGTCATACCGGATCTGAAACTGTTGGACGAGATGAGAATGTCGATCAGGAGAAAGCTCTTGCCGATATACCGCGATTTTTACAACGCGCATAGAAACGCCGTTATGTTGATAGGTAAAGAAGGTGGATGGAATATCCGATATACCCCTGAAGATATCGAATACCGCTTGTCGGAGCTCTTTACCGGGAAGGGTATTTCGGATAATCGATATGTTTGTATGGAAgatttatgtgttgttagaaCTGCTACTACTACTGGGTCTTTGTCATGCAGAAGAAAGACTCGATCTTTGTCATGCAGAAGATTTTGA